The following proteins are encoded in a genomic region of Diadema setosum chromosome 10, eeDiaSeto1, whole genome shotgun sequence:
- the LOC140234525 gene encoding actin, cytoplasmic-like has translation MDDDVIDDCAFVFDLGSGLCKAGFSGEESPRFSIPSLVGERKYEKLVPFNVDGDSMRYRYIGDDAQCKRGLLRLRHPIDHGVVTNWDDLEGLLKNIFDNELRCTADELPVLLTEATMSPKSQKEKLAELMFESLESRVMHVANQLVLSHHASASEGGIVLDVGDGVCQVLPMCYGSILTDAAQRLDMGGRDLTKHLVKLLNDRGCSFHTTAEHDIVRDIKEKTGYVAVDFDKEMEVADDVTKTYELPDYQEVTVGRERFLVSEPLFQPKLIGRECPSVHALVHDSIMKCDVDLRKLLYGNITVVGGSSMFPGFPERLERELTALAPAAMPVKVVAPPERKECAWIGGSILASMSNFRSLCVAKKEYDEHGGRIVQQKCGL, from the exons ATGGATGACGACGTCATAGACGATTGTGCCTTCGTCTTTGACCTGGGTTCTGGTCTTTGTAAGGCGGGCTTTTCCGGTGAAGAGTCACCAAGGTTCAGCATCCCTTCCCTCGTGGGCGAGAGGAAGTATGAG AAACTTGTGCCTTTCAACGTTGACGGAGATTCCATGCGCTACCGATACATCGGCGATGATGCCCAGTGCAAGAGAGGTCTTCTCCGACTCAGGCACCCGATCGACCACGGGGTCGTCACGAACTGGGACGACCTGGAAGGACTTCTgaaaaatatattcgacaacgAGCTCCGCTGCACTGCAGACGAACTCCCCGTGCTCCTCACCGAGGCAACGATGAGCCCGAAGTCGCAGAAAGAAAAACTGGCAGAG CTCATGTTCGAGAGTCTAGAATCCAGAGTCATGCACGTGGCCAACCAGCTCGTCCTTTCGCACCACGCCTCGGCCAGCGAAGGGGGCATCGTGCTTGACGTTGGAGACGGTGTCTGTCAAGTCCTGCCCATGTGTTACGGCTCTATCCTCACGGACGCCGCGCAGCGACTCGATATGGGAGGAAGGGACCTCACGAAGCATCTGGTAAAACTCCTCAATGATCGTGGCTGTAGCTTCCATACCACAG CTGAGCACGACATCGTTCGCGATATCAAGGAGAAGACTGGGTACGTCGCAGTGGACTTTGACAAGGAAATGGAAGTTGCAGACGATGTCACGAAGACTTATGAATTGCCAGATTATCAGGAGGTTACTGTCGGACGAGAACGATTCCTGGTGTCCGAGCCCCTCTTCCAACCAAAACTCATTGGTCGCGAGTGTCCGAGCGTTCACGCCCTCGTCCACGACAGCATCATGAAGTGCGACGTCGATCTGCGCAAGCTTCTCTACGGCAATATCACCGTGGTTGGTGGCTCTTCCATGTTCCCGGGTTTCCCCGAGCGACTGGAGAGGGAGCTCACCGCCCTGGCTCCCGCAGCGATGCCGGTCAAAGTGGTCGCCCCTCCGGAGAGAAAGGAGTGCGCATGGATTGGCGGCTCTATCCTCGCCTCCATGTCGAACTTCCGGTCACTCTGCGTTGCTAAGAAAGAGTACGATGAGCATGGAGGTAGGATCGTGCAGCAAAAGTGTGGGCTATAG
- the LOC140234450 gene encoding actin, plasmodial isoform-like, with translation MAEPVDGFDFPAVVIDNGSGTCRVGFAGEEQCVAVFSSVVGKPLSMVPLSRGEYIGDHAQRKRDLLSIRYPIEHGIVADWEGMEKVWSYALSNKLNASPDLNPILMSEAPLNPKANREKMAQVMFEKFHATAFYVANQAVLSHFASGTTSLLVVDIGDGVIDVMPIYQSHIIRRGVQRVDFGGRNLTDYLMRLLSNQGYSFTTTADRELVREIKEKFGVVAMDYEHQMLSNKCAPIFYEYGDDQFIKLGRERYQVAEPLFRPSLLCLPTPGIHELIYDSIMKSDVDCRKDLYKYVYLSGGSTLFEGFADRLRKELAELAPAAVNITVKPADDRDAAVWIGGSIMASIARMERMWVRREEYEEYGPNIVHQKCVN, from the exons ATGGCTGAACCAGTCGACGGCTTTGATTTCCCCGCAGTGGTCATCGACAACGGATCCGGGACGTGTCGGGTTGGTTTCGCTGGCGAAGAGCAATGCGTGGCAGTGTTCTCTTCCGTCGTCGGGAAACCACTATCCATG GTGCCGTTGTCAAGGGGCGAGTACATTGGAGACCACGCCCAGAGAAAGAGGGATCTCCTTAGCATTCGCTACCCCATCGAACACGGGATCGTGGCCGACTGGGAGGGTATGGAGAAGGTGTGGTCCTATGCACTCAGCAACAAACTCAACGCCTCCCCCGACCTCAACCCGATCTTGATGTCGGAGGCACCGCTAAACCCGAAGGCCAACCGGGAAAAGATGGCGCAG GTGATGTTTGAGAAGTTTCATGCGACTGCCTTCTACGTGGCCAACCAAGCCGTCCTATCCCACTTCGCGTCCGGGACGACCTCGCTCCTCGTCGTTGACATCGGCGACGGTGTCATTGACGTCATGCCCATCTACCAAAGTCACATTATTCGCCGCGGCGTGCAGCGGGTGGACTTCGGCGGAAGGAACCTAACGGATTACCTGATGAGGCTGCTGAGCAATCAGGGATACTCATTCACGACGACAG CTGACAGAGAACTGGTTcgagaaataaaagagaaattcGGCGTAGTTGCCATGGACTATGAACACCAGATGCTTTCCAACAAGTGTGCTCCGATTTTCTACGAGTACGGCGATGACCAGTTTATCAAACTTGGCCGCGAAAGATATCAAGTCGCCGAGCCGCTCTTTCGGCCCTCACTGCTCTGTCTCCCAACCCCGGGCATTCATGAGCTCATCTACGATAGCATCATGAAGAGCGATGTGGACTGCCGAAAGGACCTTTACAAGTACGTTTACCTCTCCGGTGGCTCGACTTTGTTTGAAGGGTTCGCCGATCGTTTGAGGAAGGAGTTGGCCGAATTGGCACCGGCCGCGGTGAACATCACTGTGAAACCGGCAGACGACAGGGACGCAGCAGTGTGGATTGGTGGATCGATTATGGCATCGATAGCTAGAATGGAAAGGATGTGGGTTAGGAGAGAAGAATATGAAGAGTATGGACCGAACATAGTTCATCAGAAATGTGTTAACTGA